A DNA window from Augochlora pura isolate Apur16 chromosome 9, APUR_v2.2.1, whole genome shotgun sequence contains the following coding sequences:
- the LOC144475150 gene encoding uncharacterized protein LOC144475150, with translation MSQHRDSACQKHDPPKSLQGTEDAEYIWNMICERFPNAAPLLCEMEALVDRAEDLLQQLRAPCHHDIENSTSFYTLDSEESSTLTSPNASSYTDNDNTESDSKNVVQYSEATIYDADIDSNNQSGNSVSRDGKADVPSSDSFTKKHSSMEQWLAPDKTNFHAEQRMKESMSLEGWEKAVDDTMRRSRGAVYKDEIDQRKQSSKSKEHRQDRSNTNEHDKTCVILHQQEKNTDVDDSTIQVDSEQTIASQELVEVNNDSATSSFKDIDDEGSSKNATRRTPFSILEDYAKRCKTTITYEIDGPMRDKFFVMRGSFCGYSTSIRSDCEESAKNSLATKILEMIANRQMDDEKPGTLAYFSEEEYVSRPVMQCFLSTIKSLIV, from the exons ATGTCGCAACATCGGGATTCTGCGTGTCAAAAACATGATCCGCCGAAGTCGTTGCAAGGTACCGAGGATGCAGAGTACATATGGAACATGATATGCGAGAGATTTCCAAACGCTGCACCTCTCTTATGCGAAATGGAAGCATTAGTCGATCGGGCTGAAGATCTTCTTCAGCAGTTGCGAGCACCCTGTCACCACGACATTG AGAATTCTACATCCTTTTACACCCTTGACTCTGAAGAATCGAGCACATTAACGTCGCCGAATGCATCTTCGTACACTGACAACGAC AATACAGAGAGCGATAGCAAAAACGTCGTACAGTACTCCGAGGCCACCATCTACGACGCTGACATTGATTCGAACAATCAAAGTGGCAATTCTGTCTCGAGAGATGGGAAAGCGGATGTCCCGTCGAGTGATTCTTTTACGAAGAAACATTCTTCGATGGAGCAATGGTTGGCTCCTGACAAGACCAATTTCC ACGCTGAACAAAGGATGAAGGAATCAATGAGTTTAGAGGGATGGGAGAAAGCCGTGGATGACACCATGAGGAGATCGAGGGGTG CAGTTTACAAAGATGAAATCGATCAGCGCAAGCAATCATCCAAAAGCAAAGAGCATAGGCAAGACAGAAGCAATACAAAtg agcaCGATAAGACCTGCGTCATCCTTCATCAACAAGAAAAGAACACGGACGTTGATGATTCCACCATCCAGGTAGATTCGGAACAAACTATTGCTAGCCAAGAATTGGTTGAAGTTAACAATGATAGCGCGACTAGCTCGTTTAAG GACATAGACGACGAAGGTTCGTCGAAGAATGCGACTCGAAGAACTCCGTTTTCAATCCTCGAGGATTACGCGAAACGCTGCAAGACTACGATCACGTATGAAATTGATGGACCTATGCGTGATAAGTTCTTTGTCATGCGCGGTAGTTTCTGTGGATATAgca CATCTATCCGAAGCGATTGCGAGGAGTCCGCGAAAAACAGCCTAGCCACGAAGATATTAGAAATGATTGCAAACCGGCAGATGGACGACGAGAAACCTGGCACGCTCGCATACTTCTCGGAGGAAGAGTACGTTTCCCGACCTGTGATGCAATGTTTTTTGTCAACAATAAAATCGTTGATTGTATAG